The following is a genomic window from Hymenobacter sp. APR13.
CGCGTCGGCGGCCTGGGCCACGTAGCGGAAGCTCAGCGTAAAGGAGAACGTGCTGCCCTCGTGCAGGCGGCTTTCGGCCGTGAGCGTGCCGCCCATCAGCTCCACCAAACCCCGCGAAATGCTCAGGCCCAGGCCCGAGCCGCCGTATTCGCGGGCGGTGCTGGACGAGGCCTGGATAAACGGCTCGAACATTTGCTGCAGCTGATGCGCCGGGATGCCTGTGCCCGTGTCCACCACCCGAAACTGCAGCGTGGCCTGTTCGGCCGAGAGGCTAAGCGGCTGGCATGATACCAGCACCCGGCCATAGGCCGTGAATTTGACGGCGTTGGAAATCAGGTTGAGCAGCACCTGGCGCAAACGGTGCGGGTCGCCGAGCACGGTGGTAGGCACCGTGGCCGGCGGCAGGTCCAGTTCCAGCGCAATACCTTTTTCCTGCGCCCGGGGCAGCAGCAGCTCGCGGCTGGCCGTCAGCACGTCGCGCACGTCAAACGCAATGGTTTCGGGCCGGATCTTGCCCGCCCCCAGCTCCGCCATAGCCAGCACATCGTTGATGACGACCAGCAAATGGTCGGCAGAGTAACGGATGTGGCGCAGAAACTGGGTTTGCTGGTCGTCGAGCGGGGTTTTAGCCAGCAGCCCGGCAATACCCAGAATACCGTTCAGCGGCGTCCGTATTTCGTGGCTCATGTTGGCCAGGAAGTCCTGCTTGGCCTGGGCGTTTTGCTCGGCCGCTTCCTTGGCGGCATGCAGGTCAAGCTGGGTGCGCTTGAGCTCGGTGATGTTGGTGTCGATTCCCAGAATCTGCATGCTGCCATCGGCTAGCACAAACGGCCGCTTAATACTGTAGAACCAAAGCGTTTCGCCGTCGGACTTGGTGAAGCTTTCTTCAAGCACGATTTCCTTTCCCGTGCGCAGCAATTCTTCGTCTTGCCGGCGGTACCGCTGGCCTTCTCCCGGGGCGTTGGGCAAGGTTTCCGGCTGGGCACCCACAATCTGTTGCGGGGTCATGCCATACAAGTCGGCAATGGCCTTGTTGGCCAGCAGATAGTTGCCCAGCCGGTCTTTGAGGTAAATGAGGTGGGGAGCCGTATCAATCACCTGCCGAAACAGGCGGTTTTGCTCGGCCAGGCGGCGGTTGGCGGTGCGCCGCTGCTCGTCGGCCACTTTCCAGCGCGTAATATCCTCGCCCACACCCACCAGCTGCAGCACGCGGCCGTTTTCATCACGCTCGAAGGGCGTATCCGTCACGCGCATCCACCGCACCGAGCCGTTGCGGTGGTTGAGGAAATACTCCAGCGTGAGCATCTGGCCGTCGGCCAGCTGGGCAACCTGCGCATAATGGTCTTCCAGCAGCTTCACCTGGGAAGGCGGCATAAGATGCGCCAATACATTGCTGCCCAACGCCTGAATCTCGGCGCCGGTGTAGCCCAGCATGTGCTCAATGGAACGGTTGCAGTAGAGGTTGCGCTTGTCCTGCAGGTCGTAGATGTAAATGAGGTTGGGGGCCGTGTAGGCCACGCGCTCCATCAGCAATTGGCTCTGGCGCAGGGCCTGCTCGGTGATTTTGCGTTCCGAAATGTCCTCGGCACTGCCCAGAACCTGCTGGACTCGGCCCTGCGCATCGCGCAGAAAAACCCGGCTGCGTACCCAGATCCAGCGCCAGCTGCCGTCGCGGTGCCGCACGCGGTATTCGCCGGTACTGAGCTGCTGATCCGTCATACCGGCCACAAACCCCTGTTTACTGGCGGCCGACTGCAGGCTCTGCCGGTCGAAGATGTGCTGCAGCATATCTTGTCCAAAGGCCTTGATTTCCTGTTCCGTATAGCCCAGAATCTGCTCTATCTGTCGGTTTAGGTACACCACTTGGCGCTGCTGCACGTCGTACAGGTACACGATGGCCGGAATA
Proteins encoded in this region:
- a CDS encoding PAS domain S-box protein is translated as MTSGSLPLRQLQRRLRFTQNALQARQQEMQQLREELARQNAAAASQVAALLQTMHTGLLVADRNRRITLLNQNYCDLLGLPQPAAHYVGYSMEELWTVVRPLVRNAEAMVADTIATLRNKDRSTMLMELENGRILQQESLPVVSQGLTQLYLFSFEDVTQQQQVLARVRELSRLAEQSPSPIICFGLDGEALYANPAASHVLQALDQPQWQSDRTFLQQQITEALQQGVSRVIERPLDDRFYHWTIVPLPAEQAANVYLTDITARRQAESELRHSQRFAARINDTIPAIVYLYDVQQRQVVYLNRQIEQILGYTEQEIKAFGQDMLQHIFDRQSLQSAASKQGFVAGMTDQQLSTGEYRVRHRDGSWRWIWVRSRVFLRDAQGRVQQVLGSAEDISERKITEQALRQSQLLMERVAYTAPNLIYIYDLQDKRNLYCNRSIEHMLGYTGAEIQALGSNVLAHLMPPSQVKLLEDHYAQVAQLADGQMLTLEYFLNHRNGSVRWMRVTDTPFERDENGRVLQLVGVGEDITRWKVADEQRRTANRRLAEQNRLFRQVIDTAPHLIYLKDRLGNYLLANKAIADLYGMTPQQIVGAQPETLPNAPGEGQRYRRQDEELLRTGKEIVLEESFTKSDGETLWFYSIKRPFVLADGSMQILGIDTNITELKRTQLDLHAAKEAAEQNAQAKQDFLANMSHEIRTPLNGILGIAGLLAKTPLDDQQTQFLRHIRYSADHLLVVINDVLAMAELGAGKIRPETIAFDVRDVLTASRELLLPRAQEKGIALELDLPPATVPTTVLGDPHRLRQVLLNLISNAVKFTAYGRVLVSCQPLSLSAEQATLQFRVVDTGTGIPAHQLQQMFEPFIQASSSTAREYGGSGLGLSISRGLVELMGGTLTAESRLHEGSTFSFTLSFRYVAQAADAAVSRPAPAPNYRRLGARRVLLAEDNAINQFLVEALLGGWGWTVDTAGTGPDALTLFNQHRYDVVLMDIQMPGMDGVEATRQIRQHPDPERAATPVLALTAHALRDEAERFRQAGFSGYLSKPFQEEDLFQAIATALGERPAVGPAPKTLEPELAAAALYSLSGIRRLAHGNEEFVRRLAQLFIQTTPPAVRELEQHLAAANFELLGAAAHQLKSSLDGLQIRSLHAPIRRLEAGRKEPLDLQEAKQLVDLVCKVTEQVMDGLRLDFPGL